A section of the Phacochoerus africanus isolate WHEZ1 chromosome 4, ROS_Pafr_v1, whole genome shotgun sequence genome encodes:
- the NDUFB7 gene encoding NADH dehydrogenase [ubiquinone] 1 beta subcomplex subunit 7, which translates to MGAHLARRYLGDASKEPDPLRMPTFPPEYGFPERKEREMVATQQEMNDAQLMLQQRDYCAHYLIQLLKCKRDSFPNFLACKHEQHDWDYCEHLDYVKRMKEFERERRLLQRKKRREQREAEMARGQGPSEVAPEMAL; encoded by the exons ATGGGGGCGCACCTGGCCCGGCGCTACCTGGGCGATGCATCAAAGGAGCCCGACCCCCTGCGGATGCCCACCTTCCCGCCTGAGTACGGCTTCCCCGAGCGCAAGGAACGCG AGATGGTAGCCACGCAGCAGGAGATGAACGATGCACAGCTGATGCTCCAGCAGCGGGACTACTGCGCCCACTACCTCATCCAGCTGCTCAAGTGCAAGCGTGACAGCTTCCCCAACTTTCTGGCCTGCAAGCATGAGCAGCATGACTGGGACTACTGCGAGCACCTAGA CTACGTGAAGCGCATGAAGGAGTTTGAGCGGGAGCGGCGGCTGCTCCAGCGGAAGAAGCGGCGGGAGCAGAGGGAAGCAGAAATGGCCAGAGGCCAGGGGCCCAGTGAGGTGGCTCCCGAAATGGCCCTGTAG
- the TECR gene encoding very-long-chain enoyl-CoA reductase isoform X3, with protein sequence MKHYEVEILDAKTREKLCFLDKVEPQATIAEIKNLFTKSHPQWYPARQSLRLDPKGKSLKDEDVLQKLPVGTTATLYFRDLGAQISWVTVFLTEYAGPLFIYLLFYFRVPFIYGHKYDFTSSRHTVVHLACICHSFHYIKRLLETLFVHRFSHGTMPLRNIFKNCTYYWGFAAWMAYYINHPLYTPPTYGAQQVKLALAIFVICQLGNFSIHMALRDLRPAGSKTRKIPYPTKNPFTWLFLLVSCPNYTYEVGSWIGFAIMTQCLPVALFSLVGFTQMTIWAKGKHRSYLKEFRDYPPLRMPIIPFLL encoded by the exons GTGGAGATTCTGGATGCAAAGACCCGGGAGAAGCTGTGCTTCCTGGACAAG GTGGAGCCCCAAGCCACCATTGCCGAGATCAAGAACCTTTTCACCAAGAGTC ATCCGCAGTGGTACCCTGCCCGCCAGTCCCTCCGCCTGGACCCCA AGGGCAAGTCCCTGAAGGATGAGGACGTTCTGCAGAAGCTGCCTGTGGGCACCACGGCCACACTCTACTTCCGGGACCTGGGGGCCCAGATCAGCTGGGTAACG GTCTTCCTGACAGAGTATGCGGGTCCCCTTTTCATCTATTTGCTCTTCTACTTCCGGGTGCCCTTCATTTATGGCCACAAATATGACTTCACGTCCAGTCGGCATACGGTGGTGCA CCTCGCCTGCATCTGCCACTCATTCCACTACATCAAGCGCCTGTTGGAGACGCTCTTCGTGCATCGCTTCTCCCATGGCACTATGCCCTTGCGCAACATCTTCAAG AACTGCACCTACTACTGGGGCTTTGCTGCATGGATGGCCTATTACATCAACCACCCTCTCTACACACCCCCAA CCTAtggagctcagcaggttaaattGGCACTCGCCATCTTTGTG ATCTGCCAGCTTGGCAACTTCTCCATCCACATGGCCCTGCGGGACCTGCGGCCAGCAG GGTCCAAGACCAGGAAGATCCCATACCCCACCAAGAACCCCTTCACATGGCTTTTCCTGCTGGTGTCCTGCCCCAACTACACATACGAG GTGGGGTCCTGGATTGGCTTTGCCATCATGACACAGTGTCTCCCAG TGGCCCTCTTCTCCCTCGTGGGCTTCACCCAGATGACCATCTGGGCCAAGGGCAAGCACCGCAGCTACCTGAAGGAGTTCCGAGACTACCCGCCCCTACGCATGCCCATCATCCCCTTCCTGCTCTGA
- the TECR gene encoding very-long-chain enoyl-CoA reductase isoform X1, whose protein sequence is MSIQKPHLQGTPALEGGCPPSSEFCGRLLGGSVWGSFIFSWAMAVGPLGLHLHRSRQCQGRHGLLSSTAAEFDRASPAQSTSRGEVEILDAKTREKLCFLDKVEPQATIAEIKNLFTKSHPQWYPARQSLRLDPKGKSLKDEDVLQKLPVGTTATLYFRDLGAQISWVTVFLTEYAGPLFIYLLFYFRVPFIYGHKYDFTSSRHTVVHLACICHSFHYIKRLLETLFVHRFSHGTMPLRNIFKNCTYYWGFAAWMAYYINHPLYTPPTYGAQQVKLALAIFVICQLGNFSIHMALRDLRPAGSKTRKIPYPTKNPFTWLFLLVSCPNYTYEVGSWIGFAIMTQCLPVALFSLVGFTQMTIWAKGKHRSYLKEFRDYPPLRMPIIPFLL, encoded by the exons ATGTCCATTCAAAAGCCCCACCTTCAGGGCACCCCAGCCCTGGAGGGGGGCTGTCCCCCCTCCTCAGAGTTCTGTGGCAGGCTCCTGGGGGGCTCAGTGTGGGGCAGTTTTATATTTAGCTGGGCCATGGCCGTTGGGCCACTCGGGTTACATCTGCACAGAAGCCGGCAGTGCCAGGGCAGGCATGGGCTCCTTTCCAGCACCGCGGCAGAATTTGATCGCGCCAGCCCGGCCCAGAGCACTTCGCGTGGGGAG GTGGAGATTCTGGATGCAAAGACCCGGGAGAAGCTGTGCTTCCTGGACAAG GTGGAGCCCCAAGCCACCATTGCCGAGATCAAGAACCTTTTCACCAAGAGTC ATCCGCAGTGGTACCCTGCCCGCCAGTCCCTCCGCCTGGACCCCA AGGGCAAGTCCCTGAAGGATGAGGACGTTCTGCAGAAGCTGCCTGTGGGCACCACGGCCACACTCTACTTCCGGGACCTGGGGGCCCAGATCAGCTGGGTAACG GTCTTCCTGACAGAGTATGCGGGTCCCCTTTTCATCTATTTGCTCTTCTACTTCCGGGTGCCCTTCATTTATGGCCACAAATATGACTTCACGTCCAGTCGGCATACGGTGGTGCA CCTCGCCTGCATCTGCCACTCATTCCACTACATCAAGCGCCTGTTGGAGACGCTCTTCGTGCATCGCTTCTCCCATGGCACTATGCCCTTGCGCAACATCTTCAAG AACTGCACCTACTACTGGGGCTTTGCTGCATGGATGGCCTATTACATCAACCACCCTCTCTACACACCCCCAA CCTAtggagctcagcaggttaaattGGCACTCGCCATCTTTGTG ATCTGCCAGCTTGGCAACTTCTCCATCCACATGGCCCTGCGGGACCTGCGGCCAGCAG GGTCCAAGACCAGGAAGATCCCATACCCCACCAAGAACCCCTTCACATGGCTTTTCCTGCTGGTGTCCTGCCCCAACTACACATACGAG GTGGGGTCCTGGATTGGCTTTGCCATCATGACACAGTGTCTCCCAG TGGCCCTCTTCTCCCTCGTGGGCTTCACCCAGATGACCATCTGGGCCAAGGGCAAGCACCGCAGCTACCTGAAGGAGTTCCGAGACTACCCGCCCCTACGCATGCCCATCATCCCCTTCCTGCTCTGA
- the TECR gene encoding very-long-chain enoyl-CoA reductase isoform X2, with the protein MDLSMSMVARETSQGLGPAFGLNGLPRPAPPKTTKKPKKAVLFFEVEILDAKTREKLCFLDKVEPQATIAEIKNLFTKSHPQWYPARQSLRLDPKGKSLKDEDVLQKLPVGTTATLYFRDLGAQISWVTVFLTEYAGPLFIYLLFYFRVPFIYGHKYDFTSSRHTVVHLACICHSFHYIKRLLETLFVHRFSHGTMPLRNIFKNCTYYWGFAAWMAYYINHPLYTPPTYGAQQVKLALAIFVICQLGNFSIHMALRDLRPAGSKTRKIPYPTKNPFTWLFLLVSCPNYTYEVGSWIGFAIMTQCLPVALFSLVGFTQMTIWAKGKHRSYLKEFRDYPPLRMPIIPFLL; encoded by the exons ATGGACCTGAGCATGAGCATGGTGGCCCGGGAGACCAGCCAGGGCCTCGGCCCTGCCTTTGGCCTCAATGGCCTTCCCCGGCCTGCACCCCCCAAGACGACCAAGAAACCTAAAAAGGCCGTTCTCTTCTTTGAGGTGGAGATTCTGGATGCAAAGACCCGGGAGAAGCTGTGCTTCCTGGACAAG GTGGAGCCCCAAGCCACCATTGCCGAGATCAAGAACCTTTTCACCAAGAGTC ATCCGCAGTGGTACCCTGCCCGCCAGTCCCTCCGCCTGGACCCCA AGGGCAAGTCCCTGAAGGATGAGGACGTTCTGCAGAAGCTGCCTGTGGGCACCACGGCCACACTCTACTTCCGGGACCTGGGGGCCCAGATCAGCTGGGTAACG GTCTTCCTGACAGAGTATGCGGGTCCCCTTTTCATCTATTTGCTCTTCTACTTCCGGGTGCCCTTCATTTATGGCCACAAATATGACTTCACGTCCAGTCGGCATACGGTGGTGCA CCTCGCCTGCATCTGCCACTCATTCCACTACATCAAGCGCCTGTTGGAGACGCTCTTCGTGCATCGCTTCTCCCATGGCACTATGCCCTTGCGCAACATCTTCAAG AACTGCACCTACTACTGGGGCTTTGCTGCATGGATGGCCTATTACATCAACCACCCTCTCTACACACCCCCAA CCTAtggagctcagcaggttaaattGGCACTCGCCATCTTTGTG ATCTGCCAGCTTGGCAACTTCTCCATCCACATGGCCCTGCGGGACCTGCGGCCAGCAG GGTCCAAGACCAGGAAGATCCCATACCCCACCAAGAACCCCTTCACATGGCTTTTCCTGCTGGTGTCCTGCCCCAACTACACATACGAG GTGGGGTCCTGGATTGGCTTTGCCATCATGACACAGTGTCTCCCAG TGGCCCTCTTCTCCCTCGTGGGCTTCACCCAGATGACCATCTGGGCCAAGGGCAAGCACCGCAGCTACCTGAAGGAGTTCCGAGACTACCCGCCCCTACGCATGCCCATCATCCCCTTCCTGCTCTGA